DNA sequence from the Bacillota bacterium genome:
TCTCGTGTCACTGCTTGACCGACTTTGTCGGCTTTAATGTATTTCATGAACCGCCGTGGTACGGAACCGTATGCCCGGTGGTGTGGGAGGACGGGGGATGTGAGTCCCCCTCCTACCCGATTGCCAGAAAAGATAAGACACCTAGCCAGGAGAACTTTCCTGTTTTACAGGTAAGGCGAACATGGAGAACTTTTTCTATCTCATAGATAACCTCTTTACTCCATTAAATTCATATTGCGAGCTACCGATGCACCTAAACTATACAACAATCGTTAAATAAAAAAGCCATATTACTGTTGACATCTCTCTTTTTTTTGCTAGCTTTGTAAGCAGCAGCTAGCAAACCGGAGATACCATATGTTATCCCAACACGCGTCATTCTGGTGTTGATGGTCTAGGATAGTCGCTAAACCATAACAGTCTTCCTGAGCTGGTGGTTTAAAAACGTAGTGAAAGGAGGTGCTTGTGGTATATTTTACCACTCATGTTTCGTAAGCTCGAATCTTTAAAGGCTGACAGGGGGGATTAAAGTGGATTTTAAAAAGATCAAGGTTTTTGCTGTACTTTTGATTGTTTTGGGTGCGTTATTCTTAGGTTCGCCGGCTTTTGCCTACACTGCAGCAGCCGATGGCTCTTGGTGGTTTACCGTATGGTACCCATCGAGTGGCGTCCTTGTGCCTTTCTCATGCTATTATAGCTCCCACTTGCGAGAAACCTATGATGTATACGCTACAAGTTGGTGGAAAATTTATAATCATCAACTTGGAGGGGTTTATTATGTAGCAAATGGCTACACATATCCATTTCCTCAAACAGTAGCCGGTAACATTGTTTTTTACAATAATGGCTCCCAGTATACAAGCCTTGGGCTAACTCCTGACTCCAGCTCAATATATCCATCTGGCTATTTACCCTGGGGTGGACATAACTGGGCGAACGTGTATATACCCAGGGGTGGTACAGACTACGTGGCAGGCAATAGTACTTGGTCATCTTATGGCAGTACTTTACCTTCAACCGTGTCTAGAACAATAAAATATTATTACTAAAATAAAGTAAATTAGCCGATTGGAGGGTCAGATGAAAAAGAGAAATCTTATTATAGGCATAGCCGGCATACTATTTATAATAATGGTAAGTGCGGCCGCATTTACGCAAACACAATTTCTAAAGATAGGTCAGGATATCAAATCAATTAAGGCCGATGAAAAAGCTAAGAAAGTTGTTGCGAAAGTTAACGGCGAGGCGATTGATTGGCAGACATTTAAAGTCGAACAATATGTGAGAAACCAGGGGTCAAATGAGCCTGCAACCCCAAAACCTTCAGGTGAGGCTGTAATTAAAGAAGTGGCCAAAAAGAAGCTGCTAGCCAAGGAAGCAAAGCGTCGCGGAATTGTAGTGTCCGATTCCGAAGTTAAGACCATGATGCTAAACATAAAAAAGGCGATAGCTGGTATGCCTTCTGAGGAGCAGCAACGTTTTAAAGATTACTTAGTGGGTTTAGGTATGTCTGAGACTGAATTCTGGTCAAATCCAGAAGTTATCAATGCATATAAAGAAGCTTTATATATCGGCAAGCTAAGAGGCGAGTTTCTTAAAGGCGCTAAGACGCAAGAGGAAGTTGAAAAAGCCGAGTCAGAATACAATAAACTAGGGGATAGTTTACTTGAGGCTGCCAAAATTGAAATTACCAACCCTGAAACAATCAAATAGACACCGGTGGGTGCCGGTGGGTGACACCGGTGGGGCTAGCGGGGCAGTTTTTCTTTGGTCTCTTCGGCTTTTTCGGTTAGCCCGGCTTTTTTGTAAGCAACTGCAAGGCCTCTTAGTGCCTCGAACCTTGGAATCGGGGCGGTGCTAGACAGGATGATTCAGCAGGCCATTACACAGGTGCTTACCCCCATTTTTGACCCGGGGTTTTTAAGAACACAGTTACGGGTTCAGACCGGGACGAAGAGCCGGGCAGGCAGTAACCAAAGCCAAAGAGTACATCCAAGGCGGCTGCAAATGGGTGGTAGACATCGATCTTGCCAAATACTTCGACACCGTAAACCACGACAAACTAATGAGTTTGGTCTCAAGGAAAGTAACGGACAAGCGAGTGCTCAAGCTAATCCGGGCTTATCTACAGTCAGGCGTGATGATAAATGGCGTGGTGGTAGAAACAGAAGAAGGCTGCCCGCAAGGAGGCCCTCTAAGTCCACTATTAGGCAATATAATGCTAGATGAACTGGATAAGGAACTTGAGAGGCGAGGGCACAAATTCTGCCGCTATGCTGATGATAGCAATATCTATGTCAGAAGCCGGCGTGCCGGAGAGAGGGTTATGCAAAGCATAACCGAATATCTCGAAGGAGAACTCAAGCTTAAAGTCAACAAGGAGAAAAGTGCCGTGGACAGGCCATGGAAACGAAAGTTTCTGGGATTCTCCTTCTATCACAAGAAGGATGGAGTTGGGATACGAGTACACGCAAAGACAGTGAAAAGTTCAAGGATAAGGTAAGGCAAATCCTGTCCAGAAGCAATGGACGGAGCACGGAACAAAAGATAGAAGCCCTAAACCGCTCCCTTATCGGCTGGGTGAACTACTTTGCTCTCGCTGATATGAAAGGCATGACCCAAAACCTGGACGAATGGATAAGGCGAAGACTGCGGATGTGTATCTCACAAACAGTGGCGTAAAGTCAGAACTAGGCATGACAACCTGGTTAAACTGGGGCTTAAGAACAGAAATGCATGGAAATTTGCCAACACGAGAAAAGGCTACTGGAGAGTTTCCAATAGCCCTATCTTAAGCCAAACCCTAACCAACGAATATCTATCTAAACTGGGACTTGTAAGTCTAGTAAAGAAATACTCGGTAGCACGTTAATCTTGACGAACCGCCGTATGCCAGACC
Encoded proteins:
- a CDS encoding SurA N-terminal domain-containing protein yields the protein MKKRNLIIGIAGILFIIMVSAAAFTQTQFLKIGQDIKSIKADEKAKKVVAKVNGEAIDWQTFKVEQYVRNQGSNEPATPKPSGEAVIKEVAKKKLLAKEAKRRGIVVSDSEVKTMMLNIKKAIAGMPSEEQQRFKDYLVGLGMSETEFWSNPEVINAYKEALYIGKLRGEFLKGAKTQEEVEKAESEYNKLGDSLLEAAKIEITNPETIK